The sequence GGGGTCGGGGTCCCAGCAATCCTCCAGCAGCTCCGGCAGAGCCCCCCCGGGCTgcggggacacccccccccgccccggtctCAGCGGGGAACCCACGGAAGGGACCccctgggtggggggacaccccccgccccccctccaCAGGGCATGACAGCTCCAAGCAGGGACCCCACTAGGCAGGGACAAAGCCCTGGGTAGGGGGACCCCCAAGCAGggacaccaccaccccccaggGTAGGGGGACCCCTTTGCACCCCAGCAGAGAGcccccaggcagggaccccTGGACATGACACCCCAAATAGGGACACCCCCCCAGGCAGAGGCACTCCAACCCACCCTGGGCAtccaggcagggacccccctgGGAAGGGGCACCCCCAAAAACCCCTAGGTACCTGGGCAGGGACCCCTCAGGCACGGGCACCCTGGGTCACCCTGGGCACCCCTGGGTACCCCCAAACATCCCTGGGCACCCAGGCAGGGACCAGCCTGGGCACGGGCACCCCAGGGCACCCTGGacacccctgggcaccccccaacacccccgggcacccaggcagggacccccaggcaTGGGCCCCCGGGTCACCCTGGGtacccccccaaacacccctgggcacccaggcagggacccccccgggcATGGGCACCCCAGGGCACCCTGGacacccccaaacacccctgGGCACCCAGGGAGGGCCCCCCTCCCCTGGGCATGGGCACCCTGGGTCaccctgcacagccctgggacCCTCTGGGCACGGACCCCTCTGGGTCACCCCTGCCCATGGGCACCCTCAGCACCCCGGGGGTACCACTGGGCACCCAGGCAGGGCTCCCCGCTCCATGGGTGCCCCTCGGGGCTGACCTGGGGGGCGCGGTGCCAGGCGGGGGGGATgagcggccgccgccgctcctcCACGGCCAAGCGCCGGAGCTGGGCACCCGTGGGGCTGGCACCCAGCTCCGCCTCGTACGCCAGCCGAAACGCCGGCACGGGTGCTCCTGCTGGGCAAAGCGGGGGGTCAGCAGGGATGGGTgcggggtcctgggggagcgagggggcacccatgggtgctcacCGGGGCTGAGGGCCTGGCAACGCGAGAGGATCTCCCAGAGGAGCAGTGCCAGGGCGTAGACGTCCGCCTGCCGCAGCGCCCGGCCCCACGCCCGCAGGTCCAGGCTCTCGTCCAGGATCTCGGGTGCCAGGTACCGCTGGGTGCCCGCCTGCACCCACCCACACCGCTCGCACGGCCCACGGCACGCGGAGAGCACCGGGGACCCGCGGGCGCCAGGGTGAGGTTCACACCGGGGCCGTGCTCGCACGCGCGCCAGCTCCCACCTTACACCAGGGCCGTGCTCGCACGCGCGCTAGGGTGAGGCTCGCACCAGGGCCACGCGTGCACGTGTGCCAGGCTAAAGCTCGCACCAGGGCCGTGCTTGCACCAGGGCTCAGCTTGCACACGCACCGGTGTCCCCCTTGCACTACGGCTGTCCTTGCACGCGCACGAGGGCTGCACTTGCACCCGCGTTGCGCTGCCAGCAGCACGAGGGGggcccatccccatccctgtccccatccctgtccccatctcatccctgtccccgtcttcatccccatccctgtccctctccctgtccccatcgcCATCACCATCCCtgttccccatccccatccctgtccccagctcgtccctgtccccgtccttatccccatccctgtccccatcgccatcccatccccatccccatccccatccctgtccccatccctgtccccatcgccatcccatccccatccctgtccccatccctgtccccatcgccatcccatccccatccccatccctgtccccagctcgtccctgtccccgtccttatccccatccctgtccccatccctgtccccatccctgtccccatcgccatcccatccctgttccccatccccatccctgtccccagctcgtccctgtccccatccttatccccatccctgtccccatccctgtccccatccctgtccccatccctgtccccatcgtcatcccatccccatccctgtccccatccctgtccccatctcatccctgtccccgtcttcatccccatccctgtccctctccctgtccccatcgcCATCGCCATCCCtgttccccatccccatccctgtccccagctcgtccctgtccccgtccttatccccatccctgtccccatccctgtccccatccctgtccccatcgccatcccatccccatccccatccctgtccccgtcacCTTGCGGATGGGCACGGCGTGCCGGGCGCTGGTGCCAGCCTGGGCGCGCGGTGGCAGCGCCAGCGCCAGCCCGAAGTCCCCGATGGCGCAGGTCCCGTCCTCCCGCACCAGCACGTTCTGGCTGCTCAGGTCCCGGTGCACCACGCTGGGCTTGTACAGGCCTGGGGGGGGCCGGGCAAGGAGGGGGGGGGTCACAAGGGGGTGACACCCCTGCAGAGACCAGGCGAGCTCGGTGCAGGAGTGGCCGCCCTCACCGTCGCGCCAGACCTCCTGGTGCAGGAAGGCCAGGCCGCGGGCGAGGGAGAGGGCCAGGCGCACGCTGCCGGCCCACGTCCCCACGTGTTGCTCCAGGAAGCGCCGcagggagccctggggacacggggacacgcgtggggaCACGCGTGGGGACACGCGTGGGGACACACTTGGGCACACGGGGCAGCCTCCTCCTGTGTGCGCACCCGGCTGCACCCTCGCTGCTTGCAGGAGCACCCGGCGTCACGGCCACGGCACGACCTGCGTGGGCACCTCCGGCGGCCCGTGCACGTGCGTGTGCAACTCGAGCAGCCCGTGCACACCCGTGTGCACGCCCGCAGCAACCCTCCCGCacgcagcagcagccccagcagcccacGCACACCCGTGCACGCTCCCAGTGTCTTGCACACACGTCTGCCCCCCCGAGCAGCCCGTGCACACCCTTGTGCACACCCGTGTACACCCCCAGCACCTTGCACACACGTCTGCCTCCCCGAGCAGCCCACGCACACGTGTGTGCACCCCCCGGCAACCTATGAACACCCGTGCGTGCCCCCAGCAGCCCATGCACACACCAAGCAGCCCTTGCACACCTGTGTGCACACCCACAGCAACCCTCCCACACgcaccagcaccctcagcaGCCCACGCACACCCATGCACACCCCCAGTGTCTTGCACACACACCcactcccccccagcagcccttGCACCCCTGGGTGCATCCCCGGCAGCCCGTGCACACTCGtgtgcccccccagcacctTGCACACACGTCTGCCCCCTCGAGCAGCCCACGCACACGTGTGTGCACCCCCCAGCAACCCATGAACACCCGTGCGTGCCTGTGCACACCCATGGGCACCCTGAGCAGCCCGTGCACACCCCGAGCAGCCCGTGCACACCCGTGTGCACCCCCACAGCAACCCTCCCACACGTGCCAGCAGCCCACGCACACCCGTGCCCGCTCCCAGTGTCTTGCACACACACCcactcccccccagcagcccttGCACCCCTGGGTGCATCCCCGGCAGCCCGTGCACACTCGTGTGCGCCCCCAGCACCTTGCACACACGTCTGCCCCCCCGAGCAGCCCGTGCACACCCGTGTGCACACCCGTGTACACCCCCAGCACCTTGCACACACGTCTGCCTCCCCGAGCAGCCCACGCACACGTGTGTGCACCCCCCGGGCAAGCCATGAGCACCCGTGCGTGCCCCCAGCAGCCCGTGCACACCCACGCACACCCCGAGCAGCCCGTGCACGCCCGTGTGCACCCCCAGCAGCCCGTGCAGGCCCACGCACCCCCTGAGCACCCCACGCACCCCCTTGCACAATGCCAGCACCCACGCACAcccctccccagcatcccccaacCCACCAtgagcacccccagcccccgtgCTCCCCGCTGCCACTCACGGCAGGGTAGAGCTGGAGGACGAGGAGCCCCCCGCGGGCGCAGGGCCCagcaccccgtgtccccagcagCCGGGCCACGTTGTCGTGCTCCATCAGGGGCAGCCCGTGCACGGCCCGCTCCGCCGCGAAGCGtccggccgcccccgccgcgaAGGCCTTGATGGCCACCGGCCGCTGCTGCAGGGTGCCTCGCCACACCGCCGAGAAGcgtcctgcctgcagcacctgccggcacccacagcacccgtgggtgctcgTAGTGATGCCCCCGGGTGTCGTCTCTGGGTGATGGAATCCCATGCAGGGTTGGGTGATCCCAGCCCCGAGGACAGGCAGCtctgggcacccatgggtggtgACAGCCCCAGGAACCCCAAGCCTCTACCCTCAGTGCTGGGCaacccatgggtgcccccatTCCTGAGCACTCCCATGCCCAGGGATCCCCATCCccaggcacccatgggtgtccccagccccagacaCCCCCACACCCAGGGATCCtcaggcacccatgggtgtccccagccccagacCCCCCACACTCAGGGATCTccaggcacccatgggtgttcccagccccagccccccccacaCCCAGGGATCCccaggcacccatgggtgtccccagcTCCAGACCCCCCGACACCAGGGATGCccaggcacccatgggtgtccccagccctggacACCCCCACACCAGGGATCCccaggcacccatgggtgtccctAGCCCTAGGGTCCCCCACACCCAGGGATCCccaggcacccatgggtgtccccagccccactcacCCCCACACCCAAGGATCCccaggcacccatgggtgtccccagccctagggtcccccagcccccggcaccccaaacccAGCAGCCCCAGTCCTGGGCACCCATGGACACCTCAGCCCTGGGTTTCCTTGTCCCCACCCCTGAACTGCTGCCCCCTGTTTGTCCCCCCGATGGGTGCTCCCCAGTTCCCTCCCCGTATGGGTGCCCCAAGTGGGTGCCTCCCCAGTGTTGCCCCCTTAAATGCCCCCCTTTCAGTCCCTCCCCCAAACATCCCATCAGCGTCCCCAACGTGGGTGTCCCCCCAGGATCCCCCATGGGTGTCCCCCGTGGGTGCCCCTCGCCCCGTGGGTGCCCCACACCTGCAGGAAGCGCAGCGCAGGCAGGTCCGGGctggggggctccggggggaCCCTGatcccccggcacccccagggTGGCCGCCTCGTGCGGGCCCTCGCCCGTCGCAGCCCTGCTAGGGGGACATGTGGGACAcagggacattggggacaccCCCCCGCGGGGACCCCCCATAGTCAGGGACACAggacctggggacaccagggaccCCCGGGCCCCCCACCCTGGTGACACAGGGGATGTGGCACCCTGAGATCCCTGCATCTGGGGACTCCTGCatcctggggacactggggacaccccaCCCGGGCACCCTCACACCCAGGGCTCCCCAGGACACTGGggagcccctgccccggggacaGGGTGACATGGCActtggggaccccctggggacaccagggacgTGGCATTTGGGGACACCCACACCTAGGGACACCCGCACCCAGGGACACCTGCACCAAGGGGCACCCACACccagggacacccaggggacacAGGGTAGGGGGTGGCCTGTGCCCaggggtccccatgtcccccccgtcGTGTCCCCATCCCTACCGAGGACGGCCAggcaggtgaggaggaggaggaggaggggaccagcaccccacagccacagGGTCCCCGCGGACCCCACACGGCCGGGCACTGGGGACAGAGGCTGCAGTGACACGGGGCCCCCCAGACCTGGTGGGGACCCAGGCGGCCGGGGTGGGGTGGCCCCCGTGGGTCCCAGGGCCCCCCCCTATGGGCTCCCCATCCCCAGATAGGTCCTCTATAGgtcccaggacccccccccatCACTCCCCCAGTCCCCTGGGGGACCCACACCCCCTGTGGGTCCCCTAAGGGTCCCAGGTCCCCCTCGTGGGTCCCCCAGTCCCCACGGGTCCCCTATGGGTCCCAAGCCCCCCCCCGGGCCTCcagcccccatggccccccatgTGTCCCACATCCCCTATGGGTCCCCTGAAGGTCTCAGGGTCCCCCATGgctccccccagtcccccatgGGTCCCCAGGGCCCTcccatgggacccccagcccctctggcctccccccggtgcccccccaGTGCCCTTCAGTACCGGGGCCGTGGcggggcccccccagccccagccccagggctgtccccgtcccggtcccggtccccgtccccgtccccgtcccgctGGCGTTGCCGTTGCAGAGGTGGCCGTGGCAGAGGCAGACGAGGACGGTGCCGCCGGGGGGTCCCGCGGGACTGGGGGTGCAGGTGGGAGAGGGGCaggcggcccccccgcccccccagcagcctggggacatCGCCACCGTCAccggggcaccccagggtgctggccAGGGGACCCCGAGCcctgggatggggcaggagccCAGGTTGGGACCCCCCTCCCTgggccccccctccccaggacccccctgcctgggaccccccccgcAGCGCTGCTCCATCCCAGCGCCGCTGTAGCTACTTCTCAAGGCCAAGGTCAAGcgcagcagctgggaagggacGCAGGCGTCCGGGCTTTCCAGCACCCCCAACTGCCCCTAAAGGCAGGCTCAGGCCCCTCCATCCTGCCCCATCTCCTTCTGCCCCCCCACCGATACCCCCCCaagggcaggatcaggcccctcCATCCTGCCCCATCTCCTTCTGCCCCCCACCGATACCCCCCCaagggcaggatcaggcccctcCATCCTGCCCCATCTCCTTCTGCCCCCACCGATACCCCCaagggcaggatcaggcccctcCATCCTGCCCCATCTCCTTCTGCCCCCACCGATACCCCCaagggcaggatcaggcccctcCATCCTGCCCCATCTCCTTCTGCCCCCCACCGATACCCCCAGGGCAGGCTCAGGCCCCTCCATCCTGCCCCACCTCCTTCTGCCCCCCACCGATACCCCcagggcaggatcaggcccctccatcctgccccagccccttccccccagGGGAGGATCaggccccagcccctccaccccAGCGATACCCcagggcaggatcaggccccttctccccccactcccccaggaCAGGGCCAGATCCACCCCCCGTGTCAAGagacccccctgccccccccggggggTCTCACCCTGCACCAGCGCGTGGCTCTGGTTCCAGATGCCGATGCAGCATtggcggggggggcagcggaCGGTGCCAGCCCTGgtcccccccgtgccccccaacCCACCCCGCACGCTGGGGTGCTTGTAGGAGACGCAGCTGAGATTGCGGGGgcctggaggagggaggggacacggTGGCAGATGactcccacccccaaaaaaaagaaattccccctagggtgggggggtccccccagcacccacctggcAGCCCCGGCGCCAGCCCCATGGGTGCCTCCGGCTGCGGGGAAGGAGTTGGCAGGATGCGTGCGGGGGCCGGTGGGAAGAGGAAAGCGGGCCCTGGCCGGAGGCAGCccccggggaggaggaggaggaggaggaggaggaggaggaggaagaaggtgCTGCCCCCACAGCGGGGAGGAGAGCGGGATGGGGTCCCCCAGGTGGGCGCCAGGCCTCGCCCACCCCACCCCGCGTCACCCAAAGCCccaacaacccccccccccaaggcaCAGCTGTACCCCCAAATTGagctccctgcctcagtttcttgCCCCCACCTGGggccgtgcctcagtttccccacctggGACTGAATCCCCGGCCGTGCTTCCCCCCAGTTGAAGCCCCGCAGATTTCCAGACAACGCCAGCGACTCGTGtttattacaaaaagaaatcGTCATTCCCCGTTTACAAAGGAGCCCCAAAAAACTAACATTTTAATCTAAGtctttttgtacaaaaaaatagcactttggggaaaaaaaaaaaaccaacccaacaaaacaaaacaaaaaaaaaaaaaaccaacaaaaaaaccaacccaaacaaagCCCAAAAACGCGTTTTGGGTGTTATTACATCAGCCGTcggatttttaaaaaaaacaaaaaacccccaaaaatgaATATATAGCACAGACATGACAAGATCAAACAGTCTTGACGGGGAGAGAGAATTATTGCCAGTGTGGAGGGGCCGGACCCCgcgggacccccccgcccccccgcgctgCATAGACaaccggccccggcccccccgagATTAAGGGGTGACGGTGGATTAAAGCTGGGAGATGGGGGAAGCCTTGGGGATGGCCCCGACACCccaaattccccccccccccaccccagccccctgagGGGGGATATAAAAGTctgggggaggcgggaggggagcgggggctcATCCCCAGCCTGTCACCCCCTTGTCAAGGCACATTtttgtgtgtccccccccgccccggggatGGCTGgaggtgttttggggggctgctgggggtggtttttttgggggggcccAGCAGGGTAGGGACCTGGGTGCCACAGAGCTGAAATGGGGATGAACGGGTCCAGCTGCCCCCCGCCCTCCGGTGCCGGGAGCAGCGCCAGCAGCATGcccaccccaaaatcctccGAGCCCCCCGAAACACGGGGGAGGGCGAGCACCCCAGGCTCCGCGCAGAGCCCACCCCTGCCGTTCCTGGGGTCCCCCGGGACCCCACCAAggccccccccccgtcccccagccTTGTTTCCATAGGAAAATTAAGCTCCATCAGGGATGACAGGGAACGtcaccggggggggggacgacaccccaaaaccccacggCAGAGCCCGTCCCCTCAGCAAAGTTTTGGGATGGGGGTTTGGCAGTTGATTCCCGCTGGGCGCAGGGtgggctgggaaggagcagagccGGCGAGCACGGGGGGTCTTGGGGACCCCCAAGTTTTATGGGGTGGgggtaaagggaaaaaaaaaaatcaacaattaaattaaaaaaaaaaaataattcctgtttcCTACCAATTCTTTGTAGCTTCCAGTatcaaggggggggggggaggagacTGACACGACACGCTGGGGAACTCATAGTGCTTCacagattattaaaatacaaatgcttaAAGTTtcctatataaaaatatacaaatgcaaaaaatatatatcgagagagagagagagagagagagcgcgGAAAGATCGGCCGGAGGAATCGCCACGCTCgccgcctccctccctgcagagctttttcttttttcttttttttttttaaaaaaaaaaaaaaaaacaaaccacaaggTAAAAACACCTTCGCGCTTCACAGTTTGGCTGGGTTTTGCCACCGATGGTTCGGCCCCAGGGGGGTTCCCCGGTGTGGATTCGGGGGGTTCCCCAGCTCCGGCGAGCCCACCCCACCGTGGGAAGCGTCCGAGCATGGATGAGCTCGGGGTTCAGTAGAAAATTCGGCCCCAGCGGCTCTCccgggggggtctgggggtgccccGGCTGGGCAGCGCTGGTTTAACTCCTCTCCAAAGGCCTTTCCAGCCCACCTGAGCGATTTTGGCAACCTCAGCCCCGAGCCGACATCACCTTCCTGGTGGTCCCGGCTATGCCAAAGCCCACCGGGCAGCCCAGGGCGGGAGGCGTTGTCTCCGGAAGCAGGGAGCGCGGCGGTGGGGATCGCCGCTCTCCACATCCCGGGAATTTTCCTGGTTATCCTcaagcagggaaaaagaaaacgcTTCTAGAAAAATGATACAGCAGAACCCCTCGTGCtcgggtggggagggaggaagacgCCGTTGGCAGGTGGGATTCACGGATCCGAGATCAGCGAGCAAAACCGGGGGGCTTCTGGCCTCCGCGCCGGCTTCCCCCTGCAAGCAAAGGGGATACACACGACGAGCCCGACCCGGCGAGACGGGGATGCCGCGGCCGCCTCCGCCTCTCCGAACCACTAAGTCGAGCTCAACACCTTCTGCAGGTCCGAACCGGGGTTGGTTTCCGCATCCCAGGGTCGCTCCTACAACCGccgctgcctgctctgctcagctctcCTCTAAGCTTCCCAGCGGGGCGCTCTCCTCTCCAGCTCAGACCCGCTTCGTGCTCTTTTCACCCCAAAATTTCTGCTCAGAAACGAGAAGAGATTTCACCGAAcggctccctgcagccttcgAGGGGGTGGTTGGGATCCACGTCCCACCGCTGCCTTGTTTCGGGGCCGAAATAAAGCTGCCCCGCGTGCTCTGCATCACCCTGAGATGAAatccccccccctccctggtATCGGGGGGACGGCGCTGGGCCCCCCCACGGCTCCTTCCTGCGGCGGGCAGGGGAGCCCCTGCCTGTTTACAGCCGGAGGGGAAAGGGCAGATATTGTCTGGActggagcaggaagaggagggtgtGGGAGGAAGAACGGAAGAGGACTGAGCCGGTCCGGTCCTCTCAGGGTGGGAAAAGCCAGGTATTGGAAAACCGAAAGGGTTTTCCCTG comes from Ciconia boyciana chromosome 27, ASM3463844v1, whole genome shotgun sequence and encodes:
- the AMHR2 gene encoding anti-Muellerian hormone type-2 receptor, which produces MTISFCNKHESLALSGNLRGFNWGEARPGIQSQGEFLFFGGGSHLPPCPLPPPGPRNLSCVSYKHPSVRGGLGGTGGTRAGTVRCPPRQCCIGIWNQSHALVQGCWGGGGAACPSPTCTPSPAGPPGGTVLVCLCHGHLCNGNASGTGTGTGTGTGTGTALGLGLGGPRHGPVPGRVGSAGTLWLWGAGPLLLLLLTCLAVLGLRRARARTRRPPWGCRGIRVPPEPPSPDLPALRFLQVLQAGRFSAVWRGTLQQRPVAIKAFAAGAAGRFAAERAVHGLPLMEHDNVARLLGTRGAGPCARGGLLVLQLYPAGSLRRFLEQHVGTWAGSVRLALSLARGLAFLHQEVWRDGLYKPSVVHRDLSSQNVLVREDGTCAIGDFGLALALPPRAQAGTSARHAVPIRKAGTQRYLAPEILDESLDLRAWGRALRQADVYALALLLWEILSRCQALSPGAPVPAFRLAYEAELGASPTGAQLRRLAVEERRRPLIPPAWHRAPQPGGALPELLEDCWDPDPEARLSAERALQRLQRLAAGPPAAEREVGAGVSPPQVPELSPAMWDPGAGKGGANRGGGRHPQSRGGLPRPPFLPPQGSEGVGVPTEFSLFSPTQGSRPPTPCTPKPHVPSPAPAPNPAYP